AAGAAAGGACACAAGTATTCATTTTGCAACGAAACTCGAACTTATATGTTTGAGGAACCTCCGCTACCAATTCAAATCTGCACATCACAGACAGGGGCAACGTTTTACAGCGTTATGTTCAAAATGATCGGATCATTGCaaaagataatgaaaaaaatgGGTACTTAATCACCTAGCTTCAGGACTTGGAAACCAGTGGAGGTGCGGAGGAAAATCACCATGTATGCTTAAGAAGTTCTTCGCAGATAACATGATACACCTCTTCCCACTCGCTTTCTCTAACCATATGCTCTTCAGTTTTcgacaaaaaaagttattagaGAGTTAACCGAACTGATCAATAACTCTATATAccaatttgaatttaaattagGTTATTTACCGTATTGCCATCATCGATTAGGAGAGGATCGTGGCAGAGGGAGAAATAGAGTTCTTTCTTGGACGAGAAGACTCGCGACGGAAGAATCAGAGATTTATAATCTTCTGGGATAAACTTCTCCCATATGATATCTGATTTCACCGCcgattttaaagattttagaaacCACAGCACTGACGCAGGCGTCTTCAGGACTAGTGAAGGAGATTATGCTTGAAATGCATTCGTCAGGCAACCAGttgaaaggagaagaagaagaagaaccagaatCAATCTTACTTCTTCCGCTGCTTTCGCTTCGACTTTTCTCCAACAGTTTCCTTAAATGTATCATCGTTGTCGTCTGTCTCCGTCGAGTCGGGGATGAGAGTTCTTTTTCGATTCTCAGACTTCCTTTTTAAAGAGTCCTTTTTCGATTCTCAGAGTTCTTGCACCCGTCCACTTCACACTCCatcgttttttctttctggtcATAGTTTCAGATGGGCCTTCTACAGTAGAAAAGcccaattaaagaaaaagagagagaggagaaagaaacaaccacaacaaacaagaaagcatatacaacacaaaaacataaacggAATCATTCAATCCAACCGCTCTTCCACAGCATGAGAACAAAGCTGGAGCATAACTTATACTAGTAAGCAAAGTAAGTTGTTTGTTCTTGTTCACCACATAAACTCTAATTATTGAACCAAATCATTACAACAAACTCAACTGAAATGTACCTCTTCACTCCACCATTTGACAATAATACCACTAGAAGTGTTCCGCCAAAATCACTTTGGAGGACTTTTTGCAGGTCGGATCTCAATTCCTTGAATGATCAAGCCAGACTTCCAATTGAGCAGCTCAGTCTCTAAAACAATCATTTCAATTTTATCACTATTCATTAATCCTCCTCCTTCATTGAAGAATTCCCCAAGCTCTATCTCCATCCACctatcttctctcttctctggtTTCACAACGTTCCTCTTTCCACCGTCTCTTCTTATAAACCAATCATCCATAGCTTCTACATCAAAGCATATGAACCTTCTGGAAGGTTCCTGTCCCACCACTCCAAGTGCAGATTCAAAAGGCACAT
The sequence above is drawn from the Camelina sativa cultivar DH55 chromosome 4, Cs, whole genome shotgun sequence genome and encodes:
- the LOC104779581 gene encoding LOW QUALITY PROTEIN: F-box protein SKIP3 (The sequence of the model RefSeq protein was modified relative to this genomic sequence to represent the inferred CDS: deleted 1 base in 1 codon) codes for the protein MIHLRKLLEKSRSESSGRSKIDSGSSSSSPFNWLPDECISSIISFTSPEDACVSAVVSKIFKSAVKSDIIWEKFIPEDYKSLILPSRVFSSKKELYFSLCHDPLLIDDGNTSIWLEKASGKRCIMLSAKNFLSIHGDFPPHLHWFPSPEARFELVAEVPQTYKFEFRCKMNTCVLSSRTRYSVNIVFKKGFECFGFKNVAMKAEVWLVGDVAYKRLVCFDMSTGGRKDMVKPVAREDGWMEVEVGEFFNEGGRHGDEIVETSIVERKKARKRGLIIQGIEIRPSKIPAEFLVCGL